Part of the Lysobacter enzymogenes genome is shown below.
GGCATATCTTTTCGAGTTTCTGTATCGGTAAGTGAAACGTCGACGGTGGGAGCAGGGTTGCGCCGTCGGTGCGGTTTCGCGGTCGCGGCTTGCGCCGCTCCTACAGGGGGCTACCTGTAGGAGCGGCGCGAGCCGCGACCACGACACATCGTCTACGGCGCAACGACCCTACCGCCGCCGCACCCTCACGCCGCGCGCGGATAATCCGTATAACCCTGCGCCCCACCGCCGAAATAACGCGAGCGATCGCCCTCGTTCAACGGCAAATCCCGCCGCAACCGCTCCGGCAGGTCCGGATTGGCGATGAACGGCCGGCCGAAGCCGATCAGGTCGGCCCAGCCGCGCGCGAGCGCATGTTCGGCGCGGGCCTTGTCGTACTTGCCCGAGTAGATCAGCGTGCCGCAGTAGATCAGGCGCAAGGCGTCGCGGAACGCGTCGGGCATGCTGGGCGCGTCGTCCCAGTCGGCTTCGGCGATGTGCAGGTAGGCGACGCCGATATCGTCGAGCAGTTTCGCGGCGGCGAGGTAGGTCGCCTGCGGCGTGTCGTCGACCGCGCCTTGCAGCGTGGTCAGCGGCGCCAGGCGCACGCCGACGCGTTCGGCGCCGATCGCATCGGTCACGGCTTGCGCGACTTCGCGCAGAAAGCGCAGGCGGTTCGGCAACGAACCGCCGTACTCGTCGTCGCGCGCGTTGGCCTGCGAGTCGATGAACTGGTTGATGAGGTAGCCGTTGGCGCCGTGCAGCTCGATGCCGTCGAAGCCGGCGGCGACGGCGTTGCGCGCGGCCTGGGCGTAGTCGGCGACGATCGCGGCGATCTCATCGCGGTGCAGCGCGCGCGGCGCGGAGTGCTGGACCATTTCGCCGACGCCGGCTTCGGGCCCGCGGCCTTCGACGTCGACGAAGACTTTGACGCCTTCGGCGACCAACGCCGACGAGGACACCGGCGCGGCGCCGTTTTCCTGCAAGGCGACGTGCGAGACCCGGCCGACGTGCCACAGCTGGGCGAAGATGCGCCCGCCCGCCGCGTGCACGGCGTCGGTGACGCGGCGCCAGCCGGCGATCTGTTCGGGCGTGTAGATGCCGGGGGTCCAGGCGTAGCCCTGGCCCTGGCGGCTGATCTGGGTGCCTTCGCTGACGATCAGGCCGGCGCCGGCGCGTTGCGCGTAGTACTGCGCCATCAGTTCGGTAGCGACCTCGCCGCGGCCGGCGCGCGAGCGGGTCATCGGCGGCATGACGATGCGGTTGGGAAGATCGAGCGCGCCGATGCGGTGGGGGGCGAACAACATGGGGATATCTCGCGGAAGTCGGGAACGAGGTGGAGTCGGGCGCGCGCGAGCGTAGGCGTCGCGGCGCCGATGCAGTGTTCTGTGGATAAGGTTGCGCGGCGGGCGTGTGCGATGGCGGTCGCGGCTTGCGCCGCTCCTACAGGTGGATCGCATGCCTTCTGTAGGAGCGACGCAAGTCGCGACCGCGACATTTCAACTACGACGCCACCGCCTCAATCCCACGCCGGCGCCAATCCGTCCGGATCGGTCAGCCGTTCGCCGCGATCCAGCGCCGCGATGCGCTGCATGTCCTCATCGTCCAAGCGCAGCGACACCGCCAGCAGATTGCCGGCCAGATTCTCGCGCTTGGTCGAAGACGGAATGACCGCATAGCCCAGCTGCATCGCCCAGGCCAACGCCACCTGCGCGGGCGTGGCGCGATGCTTGGCGGCGATATCCACAAGCGCCGGGTCGCTCAACACCTTGCCGTAAGCCAAGGTCATGTACGACGTCAGCGCGATCCCCGCCTCTCGCGCGAACCGCGCGAGCTTGCGGTTCTGCAGGTACGGATGCAGTTCGACCTGATTGGTCGCGAGGGCGTCGGCGCCGACCGCAGCGATCGCGCGCTGCATCAGCGCGATGTTGAAGTTGGAAACGCCGATCGCACGAGTCAGACCTTCGTCGCGCGCTTGCGCCAGCGCGGCCATGAATTCTTCCACCGGCACGGCGTCGTCCGGCGACGGCCAGTGGATCAAGGTCAGGTCGACGTAATCGGTGCGCAGCTTGGCAAGGCTTTCGCGCAAGCTGGGGATAAGCCGGTCGCGCGAGAGGTTGTCGATCCAGATCTTGGTGGTCAGGTAGACCTCGCCGCGGGCCACGCCGCTGTCCGCGACCGCTTGGCCGACCTCGGCTTCGTTGCCGTAGATCTGCGCGGTGTCGACGGCGCGGTAGCCCAGCTCCAGGCCGGTGCGGACGGAATCGACGACGGTCTGGCCCTTGAGGCGGAAAGTGCCGAGGCCGAAGGCAGGAACATTCATGTGGATATCTCCGAAAGAAAGCGGGGGAAGAATTCAGTGCGCGGCGACGGCAATGCCGTCGGCACGGTCGGCGACGCCGTCGCGGCGGTCCAGGCGGCCGCTCAGCGCGGTCAGGCCGAACGCGGCCAGCACCACCAGCGCGGCGATCCACGGCGTATGCGCGAGGCCGAGGTGGGCGACGACTTGTCCGCCGGCCCACGCGCCGCCGGCGACGCCGAGGTTGAACGCGGCGATGTTGAAACCGGCGGCGGTGTCGACCGCCTGCGGCGCATAACGCTGCGCCTGCTTGACCACGTACACCTGCAGGCCGGGCACGTTGCCGAACGCGACCGCGCCCCAGGCCAAGGCGGTCAATACCACCAGCCACGGGCTGTGCGCGGTGAAGCTCAGCGCCAGCAGCACCGCGGCGAGCAGCGCGAAGATGATCTTCAGCGCGGCGACCGGGCCGCGGCGGTCGGCCAGCCGCCCGCCCCAGACGTTGCCGACCGCGACCGACACGCCGTAGGCCAGCAACACCGCGCCGACCATGTTCGGGCTGAGGCCGGCGATGTCCTGCAGGATCGGGGCGAGAAAGGTGAAGGCGATCAGCGAGCCGCCGTAGCCGACCGCGGTCATCGCGTAGACCAGCAGCAGGCGCGGTTGCAGCAGCAAGGCGGCCTGCTTGCGCAGCGGCGCAGGTTCGCTGTGGGCGATGCGCTGGGGTACGAACAGCGCGCTGCCGATCAGCGCGACCAGGCCGAACCCGGCGACCGCGAGGAAGGTCGCGCGCCAGCCGAAGTGCTGACCGAGGAAGGTGCCGAGCGGAATGCCGGTGACGAAGGCCACGGTCATGCCGCTGAACATCGTGGCGATGGCGCTGGCGGCTTTTTCCTTCGGCACCAGGCCGGTGGCGATGATCGAGCCGACCGAGAAGAACACGCCGTGGGCGAGGCCGGTCAGCACGCGGGCGAGGATCAGGGTGGCGTAGCCCGGGGCCAGCCAGGCGAGCAGGTTGCCGGCGGTGAACAAGGCCATCAGCGCGACCAGCAGCGCCTTGCGCGGCACCCGGCCGGTCAGCGCGGTCAGCAGCGGCGCGCCGATCGCGACCGCGAGCGCGTACAGGCTGACCAGCAGGCCGGCCGCGGGCAGGTCGACGCGCAGGTCGGCGGCGAGGGTCGGGATCAGGCCGACGATGACGAACTCGGTGGTGCCGATGGCGAAGGCGCCGAGGGTCAGGGCCAACAGGGCGAGGGGCATGGCGGGCATCCGGGGAATCGGGCGATTCGGGATGCGCAGTGTCGGCGCCTGGGCTTTGCGGAAAAACGCAGTTTTTATCGAATTACATTTGACTGGAAGTCAAGGATAGAAACGGGGGAGCGCTGTGGATAAGCACGGGACAGCGCTCGGATAAATCTCCCGAAAGCCAGTCAGGACAAGGCTATAGATGGGGTTCCAGTTATCCACAAAGGCTTATCCACAGCCTCGGCGACCTCGCGCTCGTGCCCGATCGCCGTCGAGTCTGTGGATAAACCGCGTTTGTGGATAACTCAGCGGTTGCCGCCGAACACCGCCATCAGCACCAGCAGTGCGATCGCCGCGGCCAACCCGGCGAAGAAGATCTTGACCCAGCTGTAGGGCCGCTCGCCGGCCAGCGCGCCGGTGTAGCCGTTGGCCAGCACCTGATAGCTGCGCGAGCCGTAGGTGTAGCTGACCAGCCACACCGGCACCAGCACGTGCTTGAAGGTGCGGCCGCTGAAATCGGCGTCGACCTGCAGGTTGCGCTGGGTGTCGCCGGGGACCTGCGCCGAACACAGGCTGCGGGTCTGCGCTTCCATCTGCGCCTGCCCGATCTGCGCGGCGCGGCGCAGGTCGACCTGATAGCGCTCGACCAGCCAGCCGCGCACGAACTCGGGCGAATACGGCTTCAGGTCGGTGGTGGTCGGGAACGAACCGATCCGTTCGAGCAGGCCGGCGTGCACGCCGACCGTGCCCGGCACCAGTTCGTCGTCGAAGAAGTGCTGCAACGCGCCGGACGCGGATTCCCAGCGCGTGCGCTGCACCTGCCGGGTCTTGCGCTCGCCGTTCTCGGTGTAGCTCTGGGTCTCGTAATAGTGATAGCCGGCCTCGGCGGTCCAGCGCGCGGCCACGTGCGCGTCGAAGGTCCAGTACGGCAGGTACACGCCCTTGAGCGTGTCGGTCAGCGCCGCGCGCTTGAGCCGGTTCGGCGCGAACCAGCGCGTGCCGTACCACTTGCGGATCGCGTCGCGCACCTGGCCGTCGCTGAGCTTGAACGGCAGCAGGCTTTGCGGGGTGATCGCATCGCCGAGCGACTGGTGGTCGATGATCGACGGCGAGCCGCAGAACTCGCAGCGCTGCGCGACCTTGCCGTCGACGAACACCGAGATCGCCTTGCAGCTTTGGCACTGCACCTCGCGCGGCGCGCCGTCGTCGGCGTAGCCGCGTTGTTCGCCGGGGTGTTCGGACAGCGCGCGCGCCAGGTCCAGTTCCTGCACCACTTGCAGGCCCTGGCTTTCCTGCGCCTGCGTCCACGGCACCACGGTGCCGCAGTACGGACACGCCAGCGCCTGCTTGGACGCGTTCCATTGCAGATCCCCGCCGCACTCCGGGCAGGGATGTTTTCCGACGGTGGCGTTGTCCATCAGCCGCGCAGGAATTCTTCGAGCGCGCTCTTGGCGATGCGGGTGGCGTTGCCGATCTTGCGCGCCTTCAGATCGCCGGACGCGATCGCGGCCATCACGTCCTCGACCGAGACGCCGAGCGTGGCGGCGGCCTGTTCGGGCGTCAGCACTTCCAGTCCCGCGGCCGCGGCGGGCGCCGCGGCTTGCGCCGGCGCCGAGCCCGCGCCCGGCGCGCCCGACATGCCGCGCATCATTTCCTGGGCGATGCCGAAACCGACCGCCATCTGCGCCGGCACCGCGGCCGAGGCGTCGCCGCCCTGGCCCATCGCGCTGCCCATCTGGAACTTGACGTAGTCGTTGAGGTTGCCGACCGCGCCCATGCTCGAACGCGCATCGATCGCCTTCTCCACGTCCGGCGGCACCGACACGTTCTCCAGCACGAAGGCGGTGATCTCGATGCCGTACTTGGAGGTCATCGCCGGATTGATGACCGGCAACAGCGCCTCGCCGAGTTCGCTGTAGCGCGAGGCCACGTCCAGCGCCGGCACCTTGGCGGTCGCCAGCGCCTCGGTGAACACGCTGACGATGCGCGAACGCATGGTGTCGGCGAATTCGTCGAGGCGGAAATTCTGGTCGGTGCCGGCGACTTCCTTGAGGAACTTCGGCGGGTCGACGATGCGGAAATCGTAGGTGCCGAACGCGCGCAGGCGGACCACGCCGAAGTCGGCGTCGCGCATCATCACCGGGTTGGCGGTGCCCCACTTGTTGCCGGTGAACAAGCGCGTGTTGAGGAAGTAGACGTCGCACTTGAACGGCGATTCGAAGCCGTACTTCCAGCCCAGGATCGTCGACAGGACCGGGATGTTCTCGGTCTGGAGGGTGTGCTTGCCGGGGCCGAACAGGTCGGCGTACTGGCCGGCGGCGACGAACTGGACCTGCTGCGACTCGCGCACGATCAGCTGGGCGCCGTTCTTGATCTCCTTGTCGTCGTCGGGAAAGCGATAGGAGAGGGTGTCGCGCGAGTCATCGGTCCACTCGATGATCTCCAGCAGCTCGCCCTTGATGAAACCCAGAATGCTCATGTCGCCGCTCCGCTTCCTGCCAGTGGTGCGGCCGATTCTAGAGCACGGCGGTTGCGCTGCAGACCCGCGGCGGGTCGGTCCCGCGCCGAACGCCAGGCCGCTTGCGGACGGACCGGCCGCACGCCGCGCCACGGGCGGCCCGGTCGACGACCGCGGCCCGGCGGGCGTGCCGACGGCATCGCCGGGCAGCGGACGAGGCTCCGTCCGCCGGCGCACGGCCGTTCGCCGGCGCGGTCCGGCGGCCGGCGAAAACTGTGGCGACGGTCGCGCACGTGGCTGCGAACCGACACACCCGGTATCGGTGCGGCCCGCGATGGATGGCACACTCGGGGTCTGACGCCCATCGCGGCGGGCCGCGGCAACCTGAACGCTTGACAAACGCGGCCCGCTAGCGCGTTCTATCCGGCGTGCGCCCGGCCCCGTATCGGACGGGGACTCGCGTACTTCAGGGGAGCTTTTATCGATGATCGCCAATAACGACCGGCATTACAGCCGGCTGTCCGCCGTAAAGCAGTTGTCCGCCGTGTTCGCGCTCGGATGCGCGCTGGCGGCCTGCGGTAAGAAAGAAGAAGCCGCCCCGGCCGCGCCGGAGCAGGCCGCGCCGAGCGCGAGCGCGCCGGCGGTGAACGCCGGAAACGCCGTGTCGGCCAAGGTCTCGGCGCTGACGGTCGAGCAACTGCGCGACGCCGCGCGCAAGGCGTACGCGGAAAACCGTCTGTACGCGCCGGCCGAAGACAACGCGGTGGAGTACTACCTGGCCCTGCGCGAGAAGGCGCCGGCCGATGCGGTGGCCTCCAGCGCGCTGACCGACCTGCTGCCGATGACCGTGATCGCCACCGAGCAGAGCATCGGCCGCGAGGATTTCAGCGAAGCCCAGCGCCTGTCGGCGCTGATCGAACGCGCCGACGGCCAGCACCCGGCGTTGGCCCGGCTCAAGGCCTCCATCGCCAGCGCCCAGCAGGCGGTGACCAAGCGCGCCGAGCAGGAAAAGCTGACCGCCGAGGAACAGACCCGCAAGCAGGCCGAGCTGGAGAAGCAGCGCCTGGCCCAGCAGCAGCAACAGCAGCAGCAGGCCGCGCAGCAGCTGGCGACCCAGCAGGCCGCCGAACGCCAGGCCGCGACCCAGCGCGCCGCCGAGCAACGCGCCGCCGAACAGCGTGCGGCCGAACAGCGCGCCGCGCCGACCGCCGCCGCGCCGGAACGTCCGGCCCCGGCGCCGGCCGCCGCGAGCGCACCGGCCGCCGCCGCGAGCGACCTGCGCGCGGTGTCGACGCCGGCGCCGCGTTACCCGCCCGAAGCGCTGCGCGCCGGCACCTCCGGCGAGGTCCAGGTCGAGTTCACCGTCGGCACCGACGGCTCGGTCACCGCCGCGCGCGTGGTCCGCGCCAACCCGGCGCGCGTGTTCGACCGCGAAGCGGTCAACGCGGTGCGCAAGTGGCGCTTCCAGCCGGTGCCCGCGCCGGTCACCACGCGCCGCACGATCGGGTTCAACCCGGGCGGTTGATCGCCGCGGCGATTCGAAGCGAAACGAAAAAGCCCGGCTCGCGCCGGGCTTTTTTATACCGCGAAGGTTGCGCTTGCGACTGTAGGAGCGGCGCGAGCCGCGACCGCGACAACGCAACTGCGGCGTTGCTTGCGGCGGAGCGGCGTTGTCGCGGTCGCGGCTAGCGCCGTTCCCGCAAGGCCGCGTTGCCGGATCAGCTTGAGATCGCAGGACCGATATGAGCCGTTTTAATTACGACGACAGGGTTCGCGTCATGGCCGGGGTCGACCAGAGGTGGCGGCCCGGTGCTGTCGCATGGATTGTCGGGGTTTTCGAAGATCGGCCGAGCGGGAGCTATTTCGAACACTTTCCGCAAGGGGTCGTGTACTCGATCGAGTACGAAGACGGCGCGTCCACGGAAGTTCACGAAGACGCGTTGGAGCCGCTGGACTAGGTCGACGCAAACAGGCGCAGGCACTGGTTTTCCTGCGCGGGTCTTCGTTTTTCTTTTTACCGGGCGACCTGCGTTGCCGCCTGAGCCCGGCGACGCCGATCGTTGCTGGATCCGCGGCCGGAAAAACAGCGTCGGGCCTGAAGGCCCTCGCATGGGAGCCCTCCCGAAGGAGGGCTCTCGCACGACGGGGCGCCCGCAGCGCTCAGCCCGAAATCGCCAGCCGCTCGTTGTTGTAGCGGCGCACCGCGGCGATCCACAGCAGCGCCGCCAGGCCGAAGCCGCAGGCCAGGTACATCGCCCAGATCTGGCCGTTGATCGCCTCGCCGCGGATCACCTTCAGCAGCAGCTGGTTCTGCGCCAGGAACGGGACCGCGAACTGCCACAGCTGGGTCTTGAGCGGGTTGACCATCAGCACGAAGGTCGGCAGCAGCGGCAGCAGCATCAGCCAGGTCACGTGGCTCTGCGCTTCCTTCAGGCTCTTGGCCGCGGCCGACAGATAGGTCAGCAGCGCGGTGCCGATGAACGACATCGGCAGCAGGATCAGCAGCATCTTGCCGATCGAGTACAGGCTCACGTCGAGCATGCGCCCGACCCCGCTGCTCATCTGCGCGCTGAGCTTGAACGCCAGCAAGGTCAGCAGCAGCGAGAACAGGCCGAGCACGCAGGCTGCGGCGATCTTGCCGCTGACGATCGCCGCGCGCGGCGCCGGCGTGGCCAGCAGCGGCTCCAGCGACTGGCGTTCGCGCTCGCCGGCCGTGGCGTCGATGATCAGGAAGGCGCCGCCGGCGAACGAGGTCATGATCAGCAGGTACGGCAGCAGCGCCGACAGGATCAGGCCGCGCTTGGCCTCGGCGGTGGCGACGTCGCGGTCGGCGACGTTGACCGGCTGGACCACGCTGGCGGAAATGCCGCGCGCCAGCAGCCGCAGCGCGCCGACCTGGCGGCTGTAGCCTTCCAGCGCCGCGTGCAGGCGCCGCGCCGGAATGTCGGCGTCGCGGCGGGTGCTGTCCTGCACGATCTCCACCAGCGCCGGCTGCCCGGCCTTCCAG
Proteins encoded:
- a CDS encoding energy transducer TonB; the protein is MIANNDRHYSRLSAVKQLSAVFALGCALAACGKKEEAAPAAPEQAAPSASAPAVNAGNAVSAKVSALTVEQLRDAARKAYAENRLYAPAEDNAVEYYLALREKAPADAVASSALTDLLPMTVIATEQSIGREDFSEAQRLSALIERADGQHPALARLKASIASAQQAVTKRAEQEKLTAEEQTRKQAELEKQRLAQQQQQQQQAAQQLATQQAAERQAATQRAAEQRAAEQRAAEQRAAPTAAAPERPAPAPAAASAPAAAASDLRAVSTPAPRYPPEALRAGTSGEVQVEFTVGTDGSVTAARVVRANPARVFDREAVNAVRKWRFQPVPAPVTTRRTIGFNPGG
- a CDS encoding alkene reductase, encoding MLFAPHRIGALDLPNRIVMPPMTRSRAGRGEVATELMAQYYAQRAGAGLIVSEGTQISRQGQGYAWTPGIYTPEQIAGWRRVTDAVHAAGGRIFAQLWHVGRVSHVALQENGAAPVSSSALVAEGVKVFVDVEGRGPEAGVGEMVQHSAPRALHRDEIAAIVADYAQAARNAVAAGFDGIELHGANGYLINQFIDSQANARDDEYGGSLPNRLRFLREVAQAVTDAIGAERVGVRLAPLTTLQGAVDDTPQATYLAAAKLLDDIGVAYLHIAEADWDDAPSMPDAFRDALRLIYCGTLIYSGKYDKARAEHALARGWADLIGFGRPFIANPDLPERLRRDLPLNEGDRSRYFGGGAQGYTDYPRAA
- a CDS encoding ABC transporter permease → MNVNPFAAFWSVVRKELLDISRDRRTLAITLLMGPLLYPLLMLGMGSLAENRARTQLDNALKVPVVGAERAPNLIKFLATQNIVAVPAPKDLDAAVQSQDHDVGLIVSADFAKDWKAGQPALVEIVQDSTRRDADIPARRLHAALEGYSRQVGALRLLARGISASVVQPVNVADRDVATAEAKRGLILSALLPYLLIMTSFAGGAFLIIDATAGERERQSLEPLLATPAPRAAIVSGKIAAACVLGLFSLLLTLLAFKLSAQMSSGVGRMLDVSLYSIGKMLLILLPMSFIGTALLTYLSAAAKSLKEAQSHVTWLMLLPLLPTFVLMVNPLKTQLWQFAVPFLAQNQLLLKVIRGEAINGQIWAMYLACGFGLAALLWIAAVRRYNNERLAISG
- the dkgB gene encoding 2,5-didehydrogluconate reductase DkgB, with translation MNVPAFGLGTFRLKGQTVVDSVRTGLELGYRAVDTAQIYGNEAEVGQAVADSGVARGEVYLTTKIWIDNLSRDRLIPSLRESLAKLRTDYVDLTLIHWPSPDDAVPVEEFMAALAQARDEGLTRAIGVSNFNIALMQRAIAAVGADALATNQVELHPYLQNRKLARFAREAGIALTSYMTLAYGKVLSDPALVDIAAKHRATPAQVALAWAMQLGYAVIPSSTKRENLAGNLLAVSLRLDDEDMQRIAALDRGERLTDPDGLAPAWD
- a CDS encoding MFS transporter; translated protein: MPLALLALTLGAFAIGTTEFVIVGLIPTLAADLRVDLPAAGLLVSLYALAVAIGAPLLTALTGRVPRKALLVALMALFTAGNLLAWLAPGYATLILARVLTGLAHGVFFSVGSIIATGLVPKEKAASAIATMFSGMTVAFVTGIPLGTFLGQHFGWRATFLAVAGFGLVALIGSALFVPQRIAHSEPAPLRKQAALLLQPRLLLVYAMTAVGYGGSLIAFTFLAPILQDIAGLSPNMVGAVLLAYGVSVAVGNVWGGRLADRRGPVAALKIIFALLAAVLLALSFTAHSPWLVVLTALAWGAVAFGNVPGLQVYVVKQAQRYAPQAVDTAAGFNIAAFNLGVAGGAWAGGQVVAHLGLAHTPWIAALVVLAAFGLTALSGRLDRRDGVADRADGIAVAAH
- a CDS encoding zinc ribbon domain-containing protein, which encodes MDNATVGKHPCPECGGDLQWNASKQALACPYCGTVVPWTQAQESQGLQVVQELDLARALSEHPGEQRGYADDGAPREVQCQSCKAISVFVDGKVAQRCEFCGSPSIIDHQSLGDAITPQSLLPFKLSDGQVRDAIRKWYGTRWFAPNRLKRAALTDTLKGVYLPYWTFDAHVAARWTAEAGYHYYETQSYTENGERKTRQVQRTRWESASGALQHFFDDELVPGTVGVHAGLLERIGSFPTTTDLKPYSPEFVRGWLVERYQVDLRRAAQIGQAQMEAQTRSLCSAQVPGDTQRNLQVDADFSGRTFKHVLVPVWLVSYTYGSRSYQVLANGYTGALAGERPYSWVKIFFAGLAAAIALLVLMAVFGGNR
- a CDS encoding SPFH and helix-turn-helix domain-containing protein — its product is MSILGFIKGELLEIIEWTDDSRDTLSYRFPDDDKEIKNGAQLIVRESQQVQFVAAGQYADLFGPGKHTLQTENIPVLSTILGWKYGFESPFKCDVYFLNTRLFTGNKWGTANPVMMRDADFGVVRLRAFGTYDFRIVDPPKFLKEVAGTDQNFRLDEFADTMRSRIVSVFTEALATAKVPALDVASRYSELGEALLPVINPAMTSKYGIEITAFVLENVSVPPDVEKAIDARSSMGAVGNLNDYVKFQMGSAMGQGGDASAAVPAQMAVGFGIAQEMMRGMSGAPGAGSAPAQAAAPAAAAGLEVLTPEQAAATLGVSVEDVMAAIASGDLKARKIGNATRIAKSALEEFLRG